The proteins below are encoded in one region of Phyllopteryx taeniolatus isolate TA_2022b chromosome 11, UOR_Ptae_1.2, whole genome shotgun sequence:
- the mlip gene encoding muscular LMNA-interacting protein isoform X4 — protein sequence MHICLDYGVDWLTLSLAGSVEKTSSKTMSDGKILKAEIIYIKDSLEGGAGKETKKNELHSPLDRVSRSQTSTSLGGQSENTHKHSGTASMETTANKHRGLSQQWGHDSSGHVEVSSGFSTDKPPGLDGTTSPAYSAHVFPTPASSRESILSESWDRDKIWPAMSLYSVASPPSLSRTVSPCSSVRSGVFSPAVVQIRKHALAPGSSLVHIPQSCFSSCDSLASPVCPQSPLPPRHRPPLTRLSLLTAILRKGRLPVLSASLRRPYTPCWPVNPVTLTFCNACSAASSVASIPLEFSSPFSSSASLDSQTFAHREPNKSVTAPPPKLPNEHSRAQTSDKMCSGEICPRSVPKWEQFISPPPLKSTVLPSDAPPQLCSKLKSVSPNHKEVTLQHSYVLKPPELKPSFDHMHLSSKGERHLEKQMTHPPLFHQPATSGIEKSHQQNSSLSKLRLLSERLRSPSPCTPFSSPSHSRSASAATSPLPSLSVGRCKSPQAFPNALNLTPSRYTPVAFSGWSSPIGSPTPTPSPATLFRDLTPSPSFSLLSTPSPRPGSGISDCSDREGKKRKPHMIKSSYKSLAAIPTNTVLLDQQVIDEQVESENILKRGITSERADEDTHAEMCSPAQLRQQSEELYAAIDEILANSTPPSKTSSKISMTHISLQNNSAKSLGRETKYASLSSLHPSASVRRRLMDSKRTTPGVIRPTMTIPRLSEKDGEEYRHHPFGETDAHRCLKGKNACKTESVGFEDTGIIEPEGQIGHFEVDPSTSLCSEACETHI from the exons ATGCATATATGTTTGGATTATGGAGTTGACTGGCTGACACTG AGCTTAGCTGGCTCCGTTGAGAAAACAAGCAGCAAGACCATGTCGGATGGGAAGATTTTAAAAGCGGAGATAATCTATATCAAGGATTCACTGGAAGGAGGAGCAGGAAAAGAAACTAAGAAAAATGAG CTGCACTCTCCATTGGACCGAGTGAGCCGCTCCCAAACCTCCACGTCACTCGGTGGCCAGtctgaaaatacacacaaacacagcggCACTGCCTCCATGGAGACAACTGCTAATAAACACAGGGGCCTTTCCCAGCAGTGGGGTCACGATTCCTCTGGACACGTTGAGGTTAGCTCAGGTTTCTCTACTGATAAGCCGCCTGGGTTGGATGGCACAACGAGCCCAGCATACTCGGCACACGTGTTCCCCACACCGGCTTCATCCAGAGAGTCCATCCTCTCGGAGAGCTGGGATAGAGACAAGATCTGGCCAGCCATGTCGCTTTACTCTGTTGCCTCTCCTCCTTCTCTTAGCCGCACTGTTTCCCCGTGCTCCTCCGTCCGCTCTGGCGTCTTTTCTCCTGCCGTGGTTCAGATCCGAAAGCACGCGCTTGCTCCGGGCTCCAGTCTGGTTCACATCCCTCAGTCCTGTTTCTCATCCTGCGACAGCCTGGCTTCTCCAGTCTGCCCACAGTCCCCCCTTCCACCCCGGCACCGGCCTCCCCTCACCAGACTCTCCCTCCTGACAGCCATCCTGAGGAAAGGCCGTCTGCCCGTTCTGTCTGCATCTCTCCGGAGGCCTTACACCCCCTGCTGGCCTGTTAACCCTGTGACCCTCACCTTCTGCAACGCATGCTCAGCAGCCTCCAGCGTGGCCTCCATTCCCCTAGAGTTTTCCTCTCCGTTCTCTTCATCTGCATCCTTAGATAGTCAAACCTTTGCTCACCGGGAACCTAATAAGTCTGTTACAGCCCCCCCGCCTAAACTCCCTAATGAGCACAGCAGGGCTCAGACTTCAGATAAAATGTGCTCCGGGGAGATTTGCCCGAGAAGCGTGCCAAAGTGGGAGCAGTTTATTTCACCGCCCCCGTTGAAGAGCACAGTGTTACCAAGCGATGCACCGCCACAGTTATGCTCAAAACTCAAAAGTGTTTCACCGAACCACAAAGAAGTAACACTGCAACACTCTTATGTGTTAAAGCCTCCTGAGCTGAAGCCCAGTTTTGATCACATGCACCTCAGCAGCAAAGGAGAGCGTCaccttgaaaaacaaatgactcaTCCTCCACTTTTTCATCAACCAGCCACTTCTGGAATAGAGAAAAGTCATCAGCAGAATTCTTCTCTGTCAAAGCTTCGTTTGCTTTCTGAGCGACTGCGATCGCCTTCTCCCTGCACCCCCTTCTCTTCTCCATCACATTCCCGCTCAGCCAGCGCCGCCACATCACCTCTACCTTCTCTCAGTGTGGGAAGGTGTAAATCACCGCAAGCTTTCCCCAACGCACTCAACCTGACGCCTTCCCGCTACACGCCCGTCGCTTTTTCCGGGTGGTCCTCGCCCATCGGCTCTCCCACGCCTACGCCCTCGCCCGCCACACTATTTCGAGACCTCACGCCATCCCCTTCCTTCTCTCTGCTCTCCACGCCCTCCCCGAGGCCGGGGAGTGGAATATCAGACTGCAGTGACAGGGAgggtaaaaaaagaaag CCTCACATGATTAAGTCAAGCTACAAATCGCTCGCTGCAATCCCTACAAACACTGTTCTCTTGGATCAGCAG GTAATAGATGAGCAGGTGGAGAGTGAGAACATCTTGAAAAGAGGCATCACTAGTGAAAGGGCTGATGAAGACACCCATGCTGAA ATGTGCTCACCTGCTCAGCTCCGGCAGCAGTCCGAGGAGTTGTATGCAGCCATTGATGAGATACTGGCAAATTCCACTCCACCA AGCAAAACGTCATCCAAGATCTCAATGACTCACATCAGTTTGCAG AACAACTCTGCCAAATCCTTGGGACGTGAAACTAAATAT GCATCTTTAAGCAGCTTGCATCCATCTGCAAGTGTCAGAAGAAGGCTGATGGACTCTAAAAGG ACGACGCCTGGGGTTATTCGTCCCACGATGACCATTCCAAGATTGTCAGAGAAAGATGGAGAAGAATATAGACACCATCCCTTTGGAGAAACAGATGCCCATCGCTGCTTAAAAGGCAAAAATGCATGCAAG ACGGAAAGTGTGGGCTTTGAAGACACTGGG ATCATTGAGCCTGAAGGCCAGATAGGTCACTTTGAGGTAGATCCCTCCACCTCTCTCTGCTCGGAAGCTTGTGAAACTCACATTTAA
- the mlip gene encoding muscular LMNA-interacting protein isoform X2: MRSSIQSLTKSLAGSVEKTSSKTMSDGKILKAEIIYIKDSLEGGAGKETKKNELHSPLDRVSRSQTSTSLGGQSENTHKHSGTASMETTANKHRGLSQQWGHDSSGHVEVSSGFSTDKPPGLDGTTSPAYSAHVFPTPASSRESILSESWDRDKIWPAMSLYSVASPPSLSRTVSPCSSVRSGVFSPAVVQIRKHALAPGSSLVHIPQSCFSSCDSLASPVCPQSPLPPRHRPPLTRLSLLTAILRKGRLPVLSASLRRPYTPCWPVNPVTLTFCNACSAASSVASIPLEFSSPFSSSASLDSQTFAHREPNKSVTAPPPKLPNEHSRAQTSDKMCSGEICPRSVPKWEQFISPPPLKSTVLPSDAPPQLCSKLKSVSPNHKEVTLQHSYVLKPPELKPSFDHMHLSSKGERHLEKQMTHPPLFHQPATSGIEKSHQQNSSLSKLRLLSERLRSPSPCTPFSSPSHSRSASAATSPLPSLSVGRCKSPQAFPNALNLTPSRYTPVAFSGWSSPIGSPTPTPSPATLFRDLTPSPSFSLLSTPSPRPGSGISDCSDREGKKRKPHMIKSSYKSLAAIPTNTVLLDQQVIDEQVESENILKRGITSERADEDTHAEMCSPAQLRQQSEELYAAIDEILANSTPPSKTSSKISMTHISLQNNSAKSLGRETKYASLSSLHPSASVRRRLMDSKRTTPGVIRPTMTIPRLSEKDGEEYRHHPFGETDAHRCLKGKNACKTESVGFEDTGVNGHTSRKRQALQGERTSEIRSPFAMCELQIIEPEGQIGHFEVDPSTSLCSEACETHI, translated from the exons AGCTTAGCTGGCTCCGTTGAGAAAACAAGCAGCAAGACCATGTCGGATGGGAAGATTTTAAAAGCGGAGATAATCTATATCAAGGATTCACTGGAAGGAGGAGCAGGAAAAGAAACTAAGAAAAATGAG CTGCACTCTCCATTGGACCGAGTGAGCCGCTCCCAAACCTCCACGTCACTCGGTGGCCAGtctgaaaatacacacaaacacagcggCACTGCCTCCATGGAGACAACTGCTAATAAACACAGGGGCCTTTCCCAGCAGTGGGGTCACGATTCCTCTGGACACGTTGAGGTTAGCTCAGGTTTCTCTACTGATAAGCCGCCTGGGTTGGATGGCACAACGAGCCCAGCATACTCGGCACACGTGTTCCCCACACCGGCTTCATCCAGAGAGTCCATCCTCTCGGAGAGCTGGGATAGAGACAAGATCTGGCCAGCCATGTCGCTTTACTCTGTTGCCTCTCCTCCTTCTCTTAGCCGCACTGTTTCCCCGTGCTCCTCCGTCCGCTCTGGCGTCTTTTCTCCTGCCGTGGTTCAGATCCGAAAGCACGCGCTTGCTCCGGGCTCCAGTCTGGTTCACATCCCTCAGTCCTGTTTCTCATCCTGCGACAGCCTGGCTTCTCCAGTCTGCCCACAGTCCCCCCTTCCACCCCGGCACCGGCCTCCCCTCACCAGACTCTCCCTCCTGACAGCCATCCTGAGGAAAGGCCGTCTGCCCGTTCTGTCTGCATCTCTCCGGAGGCCTTACACCCCCTGCTGGCCTGTTAACCCTGTGACCCTCACCTTCTGCAACGCATGCTCAGCAGCCTCCAGCGTGGCCTCCATTCCCCTAGAGTTTTCCTCTCCGTTCTCTTCATCTGCATCCTTAGATAGTCAAACCTTTGCTCACCGGGAACCTAATAAGTCTGTTACAGCCCCCCCGCCTAAACTCCCTAATGAGCACAGCAGGGCTCAGACTTCAGATAAAATGTGCTCCGGGGAGATTTGCCCGAGAAGCGTGCCAAAGTGGGAGCAGTTTATTTCACCGCCCCCGTTGAAGAGCACAGTGTTACCAAGCGATGCACCGCCACAGTTATGCTCAAAACTCAAAAGTGTTTCACCGAACCACAAAGAAGTAACACTGCAACACTCTTATGTGTTAAAGCCTCCTGAGCTGAAGCCCAGTTTTGATCACATGCACCTCAGCAGCAAAGGAGAGCGTCaccttgaaaaacaaatgactcaTCCTCCACTTTTTCATCAACCAGCCACTTCTGGAATAGAGAAAAGTCATCAGCAGAATTCTTCTCTGTCAAAGCTTCGTTTGCTTTCTGAGCGACTGCGATCGCCTTCTCCCTGCACCCCCTTCTCTTCTCCATCACATTCCCGCTCAGCCAGCGCCGCCACATCACCTCTACCTTCTCTCAGTGTGGGAAGGTGTAAATCACCGCAAGCTTTCCCCAACGCACTCAACCTGACGCCTTCCCGCTACACGCCCGTCGCTTTTTCCGGGTGGTCCTCGCCCATCGGCTCTCCCACGCCTACGCCCTCGCCCGCCACACTATTTCGAGACCTCACGCCATCCCCTTCCTTCTCTCTGCTCTCCACGCCCTCCCCGAGGCCGGGGAGTGGAATATCAGACTGCAGTGACAGGGAgggtaaaaaaagaaag CCTCACATGATTAAGTCAAGCTACAAATCGCTCGCTGCAATCCCTACAAACACTGTTCTCTTGGATCAGCAG GTAATAGATGAGCAGGTGGAGAGTGAGAACATCTTGAAAAGAGGCATCACTAGTGAAAGGGCTGATGAAGACACCCATGCTGAA ATGTGCTCACCTGCTCAGCTCCGGCAGCAGTCCGAGGAGTTGTATGCAGCCATTGATGAGATACTGGCAAATTCCACTCCACCA AGCAAAACGTCATCCAAGATCTCAATGACTCACATCAGTTTGCAG AACAACTCTGCCAAATCCTTGGGACGTGAAACTAAATAT GCATCTTTAAGCAGCTTGCATCCATCTGCAAGTGTCAGAAGAAGGCTGATGGACTCTAAAAGG ACGACGCCTGGGGTTATTCGTCCCACGATGACCATTCCAAGATTGTCAGAGAAAGATGGAGAAGAATATAGACACCATCCCTTTGGAGAAACAGATGCCCATCGCTGCTTAAAAGGCAAAAATGCATGCAAG ACGGAAAGTGTGGGCTTTGAAGACACTGGGGTAAATGGTCACACAAGTAGAAAAAGGCAAGCGCTGCAAGGAGAAAGGACATCTGAAATAAGAAGTCCGTTTGCCATGTGTGAATTGCAGATCATTGAGCCTGAAGGCCAGATAGGTCACTTTGAGGTAGATCCCTCCACCTCTCTCTGCTCGGAAGCTTGTGAAACTCACATTTAA
- the mlip gene encoding muscular LMNA-interacting protein isoform X3, whose product MSDGKILKAEIIYIKDSLEGGAGKETKKNELHSPLDRVSRSQTSTSLGGQSENTHKHSGTASMETTANKHRGLSQQWGHDSSGHVEVSSGFSTDKPPGLDGTTSPAYSAHVFPTPASSRESILSESWDRDKIWPAMSLYSVASPPSLSRTVSPCSSVRSGVFSPAVVQIRKHALAPGSSLVHIPQSCFSSCDSLASPVCPQSPLPPRHRPPLTRLSLLTAILRKGRLPVLSASLRRPYTPCWPVNPVTLTFCNACSAASSVASIPLEFSSPFSSSASLDSQTFAHREPNKSVTAPPPKLPNEHSRAQTSDKMCSGEICPRSVPKWEQFISPPPLKSTVLPSDAPPQLCSKLKSVSPNHKEVTLQHSYVLKPPELKPSFDHMHLSSKGERHLEKQMTHPPLFHQPATSGIEKSHQQNSSLSKLRLLSERLRSPSPCTPFSSPSHSRSASAATSPLPSLSVGRCKSPQAFPNALNLTPSRYTPVAFSGWSSPIGSPTPTPSPATLFRDLTPSPSFSLLSTPSPRPGSGISDCSDREGKKRKPHMIKSSYKSLAAIPTNTVLLDQQVIDEQVESENILKRGITSERADEDTHAEMCSPAQLRQQSEELYAAIDEILANSTPPSKTSSKISMTHISLQNNSAKSLGRETKYASLSSLHPSASVRRRLMDSKRTTPGVIRPTMTIPRLSEKDGEEYRHHPFGETDAHRCLKGKNACKTESVGFEDTGVNGHTSRKRQALQGERTSEIRSPFAMCELQIIEPEGQIGHFEVDPSTSLCSEACETHI is encoded by the exons ATGTCGGATGGGAAGATTTTAAAAGCGGAGATAATCTATATCAAGGATTCACTGGAAGGAGGAGCAGGAAAAGAAACTAAGAAAAATGAG CTGCACTCTCCATTGGACCGAGTGAGCCGCTCCCAAACCTCCACGTCACTCGGTGGCCAGtctgaaaatacacacaaacacagcggCACTGCCTCCATGGAGACAACTGCTAATAAACACAGGGGCCTTTCCCAGCAGTGGGGTCACGATTCCTCTGGACACGTTGAGGTTAGCTCAGGTTTCTCTACTGATAAGCCGCCTGGGTTGGATGGCACAACGAGCCCAGCATACTCGGCACACGTGTTCCCCACACCGGCTTCATCCAGAGAGTCCATCCTCTCGGAGAGCTGGGATAGAGACAAGATCTGGCCAGCCATGTCGCTTTACTCTGTTGCCTCTCCTCCTTCTCTTAGCCGCACTGTTTCCCCGTGCTCCTCCGTCCGCTCTGGCGTCTTTTCTCCTGCCGTGGTTCAGATCCGAAAGCACGCGCTTGCTCCGGGCTCCAGTCTGGTTCACATCCCTCAGTCCTGTTTCTCATCCTGCGACAGCCTGGCTTCTCCAGTCTGCCCACAGTCCCCCCTTCCACCCCGGCACCGGCCTCCCCTCACCAGACTCTCCCTCCTGACAGCCATCCTGAGGAAAGGCCGTCTGCCCGTTCTGTCTGCATCTCTCCGGAGGCCTTACACCCCCTGCTGGCCTGTTAACCCTGTGACCCTCACCTTCTGCAACGCATGCTCAGCAGCCTCCAGCGTGGCCTCCATTCCCCTAGAGTTTTCCTCTCCGTTCTCTTCATCTGCATCCTTAGATAGTCAAACCTTTGCTCACCGGGAACCTAATAAGTCTGTTACAGCCCCCCCGCCTAAACTCCCTAATGAGCACAGCAGGGCTCAGACTTCAGATAAAATGTGCTCCGGGGAGATTTGCCCGAGAAGCGTGCCAAAGTGGGAGCAGTTTATTTCACCGCCCCCGTTGAAGAGCACAGTGTTACCAAGCGATGCACCGCCACAGTTATGCTCAAAACTCAAAAGTGTTTCACCGAACCACAAAGAAGTAACACTGCAACACTCTTATGTGTTAAAGCCTCCTGAGCTGAAGCCCAGTTTTGATCACATGCACCTCAGCAGCAAAGGAGAGCGTCaccttgaaaaacaaatgactcaTCCTCCACTTTTTCATCAACCAGCCACTTCTGGAATAGAGAAAAGTCATCAGCAGAATTCTTCTCTGTCAAAGCTTCGTTTGCTTTCTGAGCGACTGCGATCGCCTTCTCCCTGCACCCCCTTCTCTTCTCCATCACATTCCCGCTCAGCCAGCGCCGCCACATCACCTCTACCTTCTCTCAGTGTGGGAAGGTGTAAATCACCGCAAGCTTTCCCCAACGCACTCAACCTGACGCCTTCCCGCTACACGCCCGTCGCTTTTTCCGGGTGGTCCTCGCCCATCGGCTCTCCCACGCCTACGCCCTCGCCCGCCACACTATTTCGAGACCTCACGCCATCCCCTTCCTTCTCTCTGCTCTCCACGCCCTCCCCGAGGCCGGGGAGTGGAATATCAGACTGCAGTGACAGGGAgggtaaaaaaagaaag CCTCACATGATTAAGTCAAGCTACAAATCGCTCGCTGCAATCCCTACAAACACTGTTCTCTTGGATCAGCAG GTAATAGATGAGCAGGTGGAGAGTGAGAACATCTTGAAAAGAGGCATCACTAGTGAAAGGGCTGATGAAGACACCCATGCTGAA ATGTGCTCACCTGCTCAGCTCCGGCAGCAGTCCGAGGAGTTGTATGCAGCCATTGATGAGATACTGGCAAATTCCACTCCACCA AGCAAAACGTCATCCAAGATCTCAATGACTCACATCAGTTTGCAG AACAACTCTGCCAAATCCTTGGGACGTGAAACTAAATAT GCATCTTTAAGCAGCTTGCATCCATCTGCAAGTGTCAGAAGAAGGCTGATGGACTCTAAAAGG ACGACGCCTGGGGTTATTCGTCCCACGATGACCATTCCAAGATTGTCAGAGAAAGATGGAGAAGAATATAGACACCATCCCTTTGGAGAAACAGATGCCCATCGCTGCTTAAAAGGCAAAAATGCATGCAAG ACGGAAAGTGTGGGCTTTGAAGACACTGGGGTAAATGGTCACACAAGTAGAAAAAGGCAAGCGCTGCAAGGAGAAAGGACATCTGAAATAAGAAGTCCGTTTGCCATGTGTGAATTGCAGATCATTGAGCCTGAAGGCCAGATAGGTCACTTTGAGGTAGATCCCTCCACCTCTCTCTGCTCGGAAGCTTGTGAAACTCACATTTAA
- the mlip gene encoding muscular LMNA-interacting protein isoform X1 — MHICLDYGVDWLTLSLAGSVEKTSSKTMSDGKILKAEIIYIKDSLEGGAGKETKKNELHSPLDRVSRSQTSTSLGGQSENTHKHSGTASMETTANKHRGLSQQWGHDSSGHVEVSSGFSTDKPPGLDGTTSPAYSAHVFPTPASSRESILSESWDRDKIWPAMSLYSVASPPSLSRTVSPCSSVRSGVFSPAVVQIRKHALAPGSSLVHIPQSCFSSCDSLASPVCPQSPLPPRHRPPLTRLSLLTAILRKGRLPVLSASLRRPYTPCWPVNPVTLTFCNACSAASSVASIPLEFSSPFSSSASLDSQTFAHREPNKSVTAPPPKLPNEHSRAQTSDKMCSGEICPRSVPKWEQFISPPPLKSTVLPSDAPPQLCSKLKSVSPNHKEVTLQHSYVLKPPELKPSFDHMHLSSKGERHLEKQMTHPPLFHQPATSGIEKSHQQNSSLSKLRLLSERLRSPSPCTPFSSPSHSRSASAATSPLPSLSVGRCKSPQAFPNALNLTPSRYTPVAFSGWSSPIGSPTPTPSPATLFRDLTPSPSFSLLSTPSPRPGSGISDCSDREGKKRKPHMIKSSYKSLAAIPTNTVLLDQQVIDEQVESENILKRGITSERADEDTHAEMCSPAQLRQQSEELYAAIDEILANSTPPSKTSSKISMTHISLQNNSAKSLGRETKYASLSSLHPSASVRRRLMDSKRTTPGVIRPTMTIPRLSEKDGEEYRHHPFGETDAHRCLKGKNACKTESVGFEDTGVNGHTSRKRQALQGERTSEIRSPFAMCELQIIEPEGQIGHFEVDPSTSLCSEACETHI; from the exons ATGCATATATGTTTGGATTATGGAGTTGACTGGCTGACACTG AGCTTAGCTGGCTCCGTTGAGAAAACAAGCAGCAAGACCATGTCGGATGGGAAGATTTTAAAAGCGGAGATAATCTATATCAAGGATTCACTGGAAGGAGGAGCAGGAAAAGAAACTAAGAAAAATGAG CTGCACTCTCCATTGGACCGAGTGAGCCGCTCCCAAACCTCCACGTCACTCGGTGGCCAGtctgaaaatacacacaaacacagcggCACTGCCTCCATGGAGACAACTGCTAATAAACACAGGGGCCTTTCCCAGCAGTGGGGTCACGATTCCTCTGGACACGTTGAGGTTAGCTCAGGTTTCTCTACTGATAAGCCGCCTGGGTTGGATGGCACAACGAGCCCAGCATACTCGGCACACGTGTTCCCCACACCGGCTTCATCCAGAGAGTCCATCCTCTCGGAGAGCTGGGATAGAGACAAGATCTGGCCAGCCATGTCGCTTTACTCTGTTGCCTCTCCTCCTTCTCTTAGCCGCACTGTTTCCCCGTGCTCCTCCGTCCGCTCTGGCGTCTTTTCTCCTGCCGTGGTTCAGATCCGAAAGCACGCGCTTGCTCCGGGCTCCAGTCTGGTTCACATCCCTCAGTCCTGTTTCTCATCCTGCGACAGCCTGGCTTCTCCAGTCTGCCCACAGTCCCCCCTTCCACCCCGGCACCGGCCTCCCCTCACCAGACTCTCCCTCCTGACAGCCATCCTGAGGAAAGGCCGTCTGCCCGTTCTGTCTGCATCTCTCCGGAGGCCTTACACCCCCTGCTGGCCTGTTAACCCTGTGACCCTCACCTTCTGCAACGCATGCTCAGCAGCCTCCAGCGTGGCCTCCATTCCCCTAGAGTTTTCCTCTCCGTTCTCTTCATCTGCATCCTTAGATAGTCAAACCTTTGCTCACCGGGAACCTAATAAGTCTGTTACAGCCCCCCCGCCTAAACTCCCTAATGAGCACAGCAGGGCTCAGACTTCAGATAAAATGTGCTCCGGGGAGATTTGCCCGAGAAGCGTGCCAAAGTGGGAGCAGTTTATTTCACCGCCCCCGTTGAAGAGCACAGTGTTACCAAGCGATGCACCGCCACAGTTATGCTCAAAACTCAAAAGTGTTTCACCGAACCACAAAGAAGTAACACTGCAACACTCTTATGTGTTAAAGCCTCCTGAGCTGAAGCCCAGTTTTGATCACATGCACCTCAGCAGCAAAGGAGAGCGTCaccttgaaaaacaaatgactcaTCCTCCACTTTTTCATCAACCAGCCACTTCTGGAATAGAGAAAAGTCATCAGCAGAATTCTTCTCTGTCAAAGCTTCGTTTGCTTTCTGAGCGACTGCGATCGCCTTCTCCCTGCACCCCCTTCTCTTCTCCATCACATTCCCGCTCAGCCAGCGCCGCCACATCACCTCTACCTTCTCTCAGTGTGGGAAGGTGTAAATCACCGCAAGCTTTCCCCAACGCACTCAACCTGACGCCTTCCCGCTACACGCCCGTCGCTTTTTCCGGGTGGTCCTCGCCCATCGGCTCTCCCACGCCTACGCCCTCGCCCGCCACACTATTTCGAGACCTCACGCCATCCCCTTCCTTCTCTCTGCTCTCCACGCCCTCCCCGAGGCCGGGGAGTGGAATATCAGACTGCAGTGACAGGGAgggtaaaaaaagaaag CCTCACATGATTAAGTCAAGCTACAAATCGCTCGCTGCAATCCCTACAAACACTGTTCTCTTGGATCAGCAG GTAATAGATGAGCAGGTGGAGAGTGAGAACATCTTGAAAAGAGGCATCACTAGTGAAAGGGCTGATGAAGACACCCATGCTGAA ATGTGCTCACCTGCTCAGCTCCGGCAGCAGTCCGAGGAGTTGTATGCAGCCATTGATGAGATACTGGCAAATTCCACTCCACCA AGCAAAACGTCATCCAAGATCTCAATGACTCACATCAGTTTGCAG AACAACTCTGCCAAATCCTTGGGACGTGAAACTAAATAT GCATCTTTAAGCAGCTTGCATCCATCTGCAAGTGTCAGAAGAAGGCTGATGGACTCTAAAAGG ACGACGCCTGGGGTTATTCGTCCCACGATGACCATTCCAAGATTGTCAGAGAAAGATGGAGAAGAATATAGACACCATCCCTTTGGAGAAACAGATGCCCATCGCTGCTTAAAAGGCAAAAATGCATGCAAG ACGGAAAGTGTGGGCTTTGAAGACACTGGGGTAAATGGTCACACAAGTAGAAAAAGGCAAGCGCTGCAAGGAGAAAGGACATCTGAAATAAGAAGTCCGTTTGCCATGTGTGAATTGCAGATCATTGAGCCTGAAGGCCAGATAGGTCACTTTGAGGTAGATCCCTCCACCTCTCTCTGCTCGGAAGCTTGTGAAACTCACATTTAA